A window from Saccopteryx leptura isolate mSacLep1 unplaced genomic scaffold, mSacLep1_pri_phased_curated manual_scaffold_59, whole genome shotgun sequence encodes these proteins:
- the LOC136387065 gene encoding speedy protein E4-like codes for MANCESSFQSEKQSPQPRSSGYPLEVRVVEVVPGPSAPHVDSSPQPQSADRKRKREGSTEEEREESAPGAQDVWVVDTLCGLKMKLKRHRRSSVLPEHHKAFTRLLEDPVIKKFLAWDKNLMISDKYLLSMVVAYFSRAGLYSWQYQRIHFFLALYLALDMQEHYNAPKQAILPFLYGEHYLAQRRSFHKLRFQFFCSMGYRAWVSREECEEIQAFDPELWVWGRDRTLISEATEAKITQPRRDLSFQHNDHLDANGRHKDRKEEPPVQTIEQN; via the exons ATGGCCAACTGTGAATCAAGTTTCCAGTCTGAGAAGCAGAGCCCCCAGCCTAGATCCTCAGGGTACCCCCTGGAGGTGAGAGTGGTTGAAGTAGTGCCAGGACCAtcag CCCCCCATGTAGAttccagcccccagcctcagTCGGctgacagaaagaggaagagggaggggtcaacagaggaggagagagaggagtctGCCCCTGGGGCTCAGGACGTCTGGGTCGTGGACACGCTGTGTGGGCTCAAGATGAAGCTGAAGAGGCACAGGCGGTCTTCAGTGCTACCTGAGCACCATAAGGCCTTCACCAGGCTGCTCG AGGATCCTGTCATTAAAAAATTCCTGGCCTGGGACAAAAATCTGATGATCTCTGACAAG tATCTGCTGTCCATGGTGGTGGCTTATTTCAGCCGCGCGGGCCTCTACTCCTGGCAGTACCAGCGAATTCATTTCTTCCTGGCCCT CTACCTGGCTCTGGATATGCAGGAGCATTACAATGCCCCTAAGCAGGccatccttcccttcctctaTGGGGAGCACTACCTCGCTCAACGCCGCTCATTCCACAAACTGCGATTCCAGTTCTTCTGCTCCATGGGCTACAGGGCGTGGGTCTCCCGGGAAGAGTGTGAGGAG ATCCAGGCTTTTGATCCAGAGCTCTGGGTGTGGGGGCGCGATCGCACCCTTATTTCTGAGGCCACTGAGGCTAAG aTCACTCAGCCCAGAAGAGATTTGAGTTTTCAGCACAATGACCATCTGGATGCTAATGGCAGACACAAGGACAGGAAAGAGGAGCCTCCTGTGCAAACAATCGAGCAAAATTAG